In Camarhynchus parvulus chromosome Z, STF_HiC, whole genome shotgun sequence, a genomic segment contains:
- the LOC115915330 gene encoding olfactory receptor 14J1-like produces MSNSSSIRHFLLLALADTRQLQLLHFCLLLGISLAALLGNGLIISAVACGHHLHTPMFFFLLNLALSDLGCICTTVPKAMHNSLWDTRNISYTGCAAQLFFFVFFISAEYSLLTIMCYDRYVSICKPLHYGTLLGSRACAHMAAAAWASAFLNALMHTANTFSLPLCHGNALGQFFCEIPQILKLSCSKSYLRELGLLAVSACLAFGCFVFIVFSYVQIFRAVLRIPSEQGRHKAFSTCLPHLAVLSLFVSTAIFAHLKPPSMSSPSLDLALSVLYSVVPPALNPLIYSLRNQELKAAVWRLMTGCFQKTLNCWPISANHL; encoded by the coding sequence atgtccaacagcagctccatcaggcacttcctcctgctggcattggcagacacgcggcagctgcagctcctgcacttctgcctcttgctgggcatctccctggctgccctcctgggcaacggcctcatcatcagcgccgtagcctgcggccaccacctgcacacgcccatgttcttcttcctgctcaacctggccctcagcgacctgggctgcatctgcaccactgtgcccaaagccatgcacaattccctctgggacaccaggaacatctcctacacaggatgtgctgctcagctctttttctttgtgttcttcATCTCAGCAGAGTATTCCCTGCTGACCATCATGTGCTACGACCGCTAcgtgtccatctgcaaacccctgcactacgggaccctcctgggcagcagagcttgtgcccacatggcagcagctgcctgggccagtgcctttctcaatgctctcatgcacacagccaatacattttccctgcccctgtgccatggcaatgccctgggccagttcttctgtgaaatcccacagatcctcaagctctcctgctccaaatCCTACCTCAGGGAACTTGGGCTTCTTGCTGTTAGTGCCTGTTTAGCATTTGgctgttttgtgttcattgttttctcctatgtgcagatcttcagggctgtgctgaggatcccctctgagcagggacggcacaaagccttttccacctgcctccctcacctggctgtgctctccctgtTCGTCAGCACTGCCATATTTGCTCACCTGAAgcccccctccatgtcctccccatccctggatctggccctgtcagttctgtactcggtggtgcctccagccctgaaccccctcatctacagcctgaggaaccaggagctcaaggctgcagtgtggagactgatgactggatgctttcagaaaacattaaacTGCTGGCCAATTTCTGCAAATCACTTGTAA